A window of Diorhabda carinulata isolate Delta chromosome 7, icDioCari1.1, whole genome shotgun sequence contains these coding sequences:
- the LOC130896357 gene encoding leucine-rich repeat-containing protein 58: MMEYYTSDSSDSENSVKVIDYAYLLLDPEQTEDKLSTYFDEKKSFSLVERLILHHNNLVTLPNSIFKFSNTKVLDISNNGITILPDVFKYLPLTSLIAKNNLLTNNSLPKNFEKCSTLLELNLSGNQLSHFPEQILDFASLKFLYLGGNGMMEISRNIGKLQSLQMVSFGGNKLTEVPATLGLLQHLQALVLCENNIECLPANIANLHKLKSLLLHKNKLRTLPPEIVALRNLTELSLRDNPLVVRFVSDLSYNPVSLLELSARVIKLYKIPYERGEIPATLFSYMNSAHHCVNPHCKGVYFDNRVEHIKFVDFCGKYRIPLLQYLCSSKCASSASVREWKDESIDRPSRSYMMKKVLLG, translated from the exons ATGATGGAATATTATACATCTGACAGTAGTGATAGTGAAAATAGTGTTAAAGTAATAGATTATGCTTATTTACTATTAGACCCGGAACAGACAGAAGATAAACTCAGcacatattttgatgaaaaaaaatcgttttctcTTGTTGAGAGGTTAATTTTGCATCACAATAATCTTGTTACTCTACCAAATTCTatctttaaattttcaaatactaaGGTTTTGGATATTAGTAATAATGGTATCACTATATTGCCTGATGTATTTAAATATCTTCCATTAACTAGCCTTATAGCTAAAAATAATTTGCTTACTAACAATTCATTGccgaaaaattttgaaaaatgctcAACCTTATTAGAACTTAATCTGAGTGGAAACCAACTTAGTCATTTTCCAGAACAGATATTAGACTTTGCTAGTTTAAAATTCTTATATCTTGGAGGCAATGGAATGATGGAAATATCAAGAAACATCGGAAAGTTACAGAG TTTACAAATGGTCTCTTTTGGTGGAAATAAATTGACGGAAGTACCTGCAACTTTAGGACTTCTACAACATTTACAAGCACTggttttatgtgaaaataatattgagtgCTTACCTGCCAATATAGCAAATTTGCATAAATTGAAGTCACTACttcttcacaaaaataaattgaggacGCTGCCTCCTGAAATAGTTGCATTACGAAATTTAACCGAG TTGAGTTTGCGTGATAATCCTTTGGTAGTCAGATTTGTTAGTGACTTGAGTTATAATCCTGTTAGCTTATTGGAATTATCAGCCAGAGtcatcaaattatataaaattcccTACGAACGAGGTGAAATACCAGCTACATTGTTTAGTTACATGAACTCAGCTCATCATTGCGTCAATCCACATTGTAAAG gtgTTTATTTCGATAATCGGGTGGAACATATAaaatttgtagatttttgtGGAAAGTACAGGATACCATTACTTCAGTATCTATGTTCCTCAAAATGTGCTAGTTCAGCGAGCGTTAGGGAATGGAAGGACGAAAGTATCGATAGACCATCAAGATCGTATatgatgaaaaaagttttacttGGATAA